In Magnetospirillum sp. 15-1, the sequence TGGAAGCCATCGCTCAAGCCACCAAGCAGCTTCCCGCCCTTCGGGCCGAGGCGCAAGACCCCCAATACCGGGAGCGTCTGGCCCGGCGGGCGACGCTGGAAAGGCTTGCGGCGGCGGGATGAGTTTGACCGGCGGGTGGTGAGACACCCGCCGGTCCTAACGCCGGAGAGAACCCGGCATCAACCAGTGAGGTAGGAATGGCTGATATCGTTACTTTACCAGCGGCAGGCCGGGAGGAAAAGCCCGGCTTCTGCCCCACCCCAACGGCGCAAGACATTGCTTCTGCCCTGACGATCTGTTGCAAGCAGCGGAAAATGGGCTGCGTCGTCGGTGCGTCGGGCGTCGGCAAGACAACCGCCATCGCCAATTTCGCCGAACAACATCACTACGTCATGCAGTGCCGCATGACCAGGGCAGCGGGAAGGCTCCAGCCGGGATTGGTGCGGATCGCCACGGCTATGGGCGCTTACGCCACGGCCAACATGGGCAGCGCAGAAATCTACGACAATATCTTGCGCCATCTGTCCTACCCCAGAGATGCGCTGCTGATTCTGGACGAGGCGCAGCACATGGACGATGACCTGCTGGAATCTGTGCGCGACCTCTACGATGAAAGGCCGGTCGGAATCATGCTGGTGGGCAGCGCCGAACTCACCGACCGCTGGGAGGCCAAATCCGCCGCCAAACGCCGCAAGTGGGCGCAGCTCACCAGCCGCCTGACGGTGCGCCTGGATATCCCCGCCGTGCCGCCGGAAGACATTTCCGCCATGTGCGACCACCACGGAATCGTGGGCAAGCGTTCGCTTGATCTGCTGACCCGATCCGCCACACGCGGCGGCGGCCTGCGCAACGTCAATGAGCGGATCGCCCATGCCCGCAAGCTGGCTGGTGATGGGCCGATCCAACTGAACCACCTGGAAGACGCCGAACGCATTCTCGGCTCGCGGAACTGAGAGGAAAAGCCATGACCATCGATTCCATCGAAGACCTCGACGCAGTCAAGGACGTCGCTAACTTCCTCTCGTTCGTTCTCGATCAAGCTGCCTTCCATAAGTTTGCCAAAGACATAGGCAATGACAATTGCAAGGGCATGTCGAATATCATGGCCTGGATGGTCGAGCGTATCGATGCCTGCCAGAGTACCGCCAAAAAGCAACTGGAAATGTCGCAACTCGATTTTCTGAAGAAGATCGGCTTGCCGCAGGAAGCCTTTGTTGATGACATGGCGCGCAGGATCTGGAGAGACGGCTTTTCTCACGGCCTGTCCTACGCGGGGAAGGAGAGCTGACATGGCTCTTGCCCACAAACAACTCTCCCTGATCCATGTGGCCAAAGCGCAGCTCTGCATGGAGGAGGACGATTACCGCGCCATCCTACGCCGCTTCGGTGGGGTGGAGAGTTCCGCCAATCTTGACCCTTCGGGCTTCGCGCGGGTGATGGACGCCTTCACTCGCCTGGGGTTCCGCAGCGACTTCAGCAAGCGGAACTTCGGCGAGCGTGCCGCCATGGCCTCACCGCGCCAGGTTGCCTTGATCCGGGACCTGT encodes:
- a CDS encoding AAA family ATPase, which produces MADIVTLPAAGREEKPGFCPTPTAQDIASALTICCKQRKMGCVVGASGVGKTTAIANFAEQHHYVMQCRMTRAAGRLQPGLVRIATAMGAYATANMGSAEIYDNILRHLSYPRDALLILDEAQHMDDDLLESVRDLYDERPVGIMLVGSAELTDRWEAKSAAKRRKWAQLTSRLTVRLDIPAVPPEDISAMCDHHGIVGKRSLDLLTRSATRGGGLRNVNERIAHARKLAGDGPIQLNHLEDAERILGSRN
- a CDS encoding regulatory protein GemA, with amino-acid sequence MALAHKQLSLIHVAKAQLCMEEDDYRAILRRFGGVESSANLDPSGFARVMDAFTRLGFRSDFSKRNFGERAAMASPRQVALIRDLWTEYTGGEGTDATLGKWLERTFKVSSLRFLTAECAPKAITALKAMKAKKKETVQR